Below is a window of Sulfitobacter sp. SK012 DNA.
GCTTTTGTGCAACCTGAGGGATCATCCTATCCGCCGATCCTTGATCTCAACATGATAGATAGTGAGATCAATATTGACGGGCCCGGCGGTACCTTGCGATTTACACCCTTTGAAGTTGCGCATGGCGGGATGAACGCGCTTGGGTTTCGCATGAACGATGTAGCGTATCTACCTGATGTTTCAGCTTTACCTGACGCGGCGTGGCAGCAACTGGAGGGCCTGAAATGCTGGATCGTGGACGCCTTGCGCCGTGAGCCGCATCCGACCCACAGCCACTTGGCACAAACGCTTGATTGGATCGCCGATGTGGCCCCCAACGAAGCCGTGTTGACCAACATGCACAATGATCTCGATTACGAGACCGTCGCGGCCGAGACGCCTGAGCATATCCGCCCCGCCTTTGACGGCATGACACTTGAGTTCCCGATCAGTTAAGGCACTTCGCCCCGAAAGCCGTTTTTATGCAAACCCTATTGGACGTCATCCTGCCGGTTTTCATCGTCATCGGCTTTGGCTATGTGTCTGTCTGGCGCGGATGGTTTCCAGTCTCTGGCATCGACGGTGTGATGAAATTCGCCCAAAGTTTTGCCATCCCCTGTCTGCTTTTCCAGGCCATCGCCCAGCTTGATCTGTCAGTCAGTTTTGACCCGCGCTTGCTACTCAGCTTTTATGGTGGGGCGACGATCTGTTTTGCTCTTGGCATCTTCGGCGCGCGTCTCCTCTTTCGCCGAGACTGGGAAGATTGCGTCGCCATCGGCTTTTGCTGCCTGTTCTCTAATTCGGTCCTCTTGGGGTTGCCCATAACAGAGCGTGCCTACGGACCCGACGCGCTCACTGGAACTTACGTCATCATCGCGTTCCATGCGCCATTTTGTTACGCGCTTGGCATCACCGTCATGGAGATCACCAAAAACCGCGGCAAATCAGTTGGCTCCATCGCACGCAACGTTGGCCGTGCGATGTTTCGAAATGCGCTGGTGATCGGGATTTCGGCCGGGTTTATCGTGAACATAACGGGTTTTCAGATGCCCGAGGTTGTGGATGACGCGCTGTCATTGATCGTACGCGCAGCGCTGCCAGCAGCTCTTTTTGCCCTAGGGGGCGTGTTGATCCAATACAAACCAGAGGGCGACATGAAGGCCATCGCGATGGTTTGTGGCATCGCACTGATCGTGCATCCTTCTCTGGTGTGGCTCTTTGGTACAACATTGCAGCTGCCACAGGATTTCTTCCGCTCTGGCGTCCTTACAGCCGCAATGGCACCAGGTTTTAACGCCTATATATTTGCAAACATGTATGGCCGCGCGCGCCGGGTCGCGGCGTCTTCTGTGTTGATCGCCACGATTGCGTCGATTGGAACAGTTTGGGTCTGGTTGATGGTGCTGGCTTAATCGGTAGCCAAAATTATAAAATAGATCGCTCTGCTCTTGAGCCGCGGGTGAGCTGCTATACCATATACATTGATCACATGAACTACGTTCTGTAAGATGCTGAATTAATGATTGAATGAATATTTATTCAGTGATTTTAGATGAGTGTTATCGAAGCATGTTATCGCTGAATTGAGCGGGTGTTTGCCCCTATTCAGCGGGCGCGCCAAGGGAGTCGCGTATCCTAAGAGAAATCTGCAATTCCTCTGAAACGGCGGCATCGCCCCCCTCGACGATTGCAACCAGCTCCTTTGCTGCTTTTCGACCCATCTCGCGGTGCGGCACGTGAACGGTTGTCAGGCTTGGTGTCACGATCCGGGACACGTCGATATCGTCAAATCCGGTGATGGACACATCTTCTGGCACGCGCAGCCCCATTTCTCGGGCACCCTTCAGGGCCCCAGCGGCAAGCACGTCATTGCCACACATCACCACGGTCGGAGTGACGTCGGACGACATCATTTGCTTAAACGCCGTCTCACCGTTTTCGATGTCATAAGGTGTCTCTATGACAGGGACTGTCGCAGGATCGACCCCATGTGCGGAAACGGTGTCCATGACCCCTTGCAGGCGGTCTTTGGCGCGGTCGTTGCCCTTTACGATCGCGGAAATCATCCCGATGCGCCTGTGCCCAAGCTCCCAAACTTTTTCGCACAGAAGCTGCATCGACGCGCGGTTATCGAATCCTATGGCGGGTTGTTTGTTTTCAGATTGGAACGCCCATGCCAGCAGAACTGGAATATTTCGACCTTCCAAATATTCATATATCGCGGGTTCACGATCATAGCCGATCAAAAGCAACCCATCTGCCCCGCGAGCCACCAGCGCCCGTATTTGCTGATCTTCGACGTCGGGCCGGTAGCCTGTGCTGGACACCAGCAAGGTGTAACCCAGCTCGTGCAGCTCTTCTTGAAAGGCTTGTATGCCGCGCGCAAAAATTGCGTTTTCCATTGTGGGGATAATGGCCCCGATTGTGCGGGTCCGCTTGACAGCCATCACGCGCGCGCCAAAATTTGGTGTATATCCCAATGCGTTAACCGCCGACATGACGCGTTCACGTGTGGTTTTGTTTACTTGGTCTGGCAGATTTAGGCACCGAGAAACCGTTGCCGTCGACACGCCAGCTGTCTTGGCTACGTCTTCAAGAGTAGGAATGGATGGGCGGCCTGACATCTTAACACCTTACAGAATATTCCGACCTTTCGAATAACACAGTGAGGAAAAAGAAAAACGGGGTAAATCGATCCCACTCAAATGTAAGCGCTTGCAAGAATCGAATTCAGGAGCTTATGGTGGGGAGCGGAACCCACGAATCAAGGAGTGATCCATATGTTTCTTTTGGCATCTATCGTCGTGTTTGCGATCTATTTCACAAACGTAGCACTGGGCGCTTTCTTTCAAGCAGCGGTCTTAGGAGATGTAGGTGAGATGTTGGTTCTGCTTGCGGCAGCGGTCTTATTCGTCGTCGCAATTTTGCAAAAAGAAGCTGACCAAAAAGATAAAGATGGCAGCTGAAGGTCTACCGGGAGGAAACGAAATGACTGACGAACGCAAGGAGCTGGCATCCGCCGAGCGCCGCAATTTTCTAAAACTGACCGCGACAGGCGGCTTTACGGCTGCCATGGTTGCGGGCGCGAGCGGAATGCTCTGGTCTACTGAGGCCGCTGCTCAAACTGCTAACGAAGAACGCGACCGTGAAAAGGCCGCTGAGCATGTTATGACAATTGCTACAGCCTACGTCTTGGGTGCGTCGCGCAGCTATCCAATCATGCAGTTGGACCTGAAAGAGAACATCCAGAACGCAACCAACGGCAAAGTCTACGTCAAGCTCGCCCCCGGTGGGCAGCTCGGTGCAGGCGGCAATCTGGTTCAAAAGGTTCAGGGCGGCACAATCCAAGCGGCACAGCATTCTGTTTCGAACTTTGCGCCTTTCGCTTCCACCGTTGACCTGATCAACATGCCTTATCTTTGTGGTTCCAACCAACGTTTCACCAACTTGGTGACGTCGGATTACTGGGACACCGAAGTACACCCCAAGGTCGAAGCGGCCGGGTTTAAGGCGCTGTTTTACGTCAACATCGACCCACGGGTTGTTGCGGTTCGTAAAGGCGGCAATGGTGCCGTACTTGCGCCGGATGACCTCGCAGGCGTTAAGTTCCGCGTTCCGGGCTCAAAGATGCTGCAGCAATACTACCGTATGGTTGGTGCAAACCCGACGCCTGTTGCATGGGGTGAAACACCTTCTGCGATCAAGCAGGGTGTTGCAGACGCACTCGATCCATCCGTTGGCGCGCTTTATGTCTTTGGTTTCAAAGACATCCTAAGCCACGTTACGTTCACGCAAGCCGTTCCAGACAGCCAAGTTTACTCATGTAACTTGGAGTGGTTCAATTCTATGCCTGCCGACATACAGGAAGGCATCATGTGGGGCGCAGAAATGACGGCGCACCAGAACCTGTCCAAAGTGCCATCGGCACGGGCCTACGCAATGGCCGAACTGTCCAAAGCCGGCGTTGAGTTCCACTCTCTGAGTGAAGATCAGCTGAACGTTTGGAAAGAAGCCGGCGGCTATCAGCGCACCGAGTGGGATAGCTTCAAGGTCGAACTTGCTGGTTCCATGGACGCCTTCAACAAGCTCGAAGAAGCTGCGAGCACGCAAGGCAAATACTTCGTCCACGACGCCTAAAGACAAGCGGGCACCCGACGTGGTGCCCGCGGTTTTTCTTTTTTGACAGAACTCCATCGTTTGCGCTCTTGAGCGAGGCGTTGGGCTGTCCAGATTTTGGGAAAAGATATGGGAATTTTGCGCCGAATTGACCGCGATGCCGAGCTTTGGCTTCTGCTGGTATTTTATGTGATGCTCGTTGCGACCATGGCTGTCGAAGTCCTGCGCAGAGAGCTTTTCTCCTACTCATCGATCTGGGGTGAGGAGATTGTGCGATATGCCTTTATCTACCTCGCGTGGATTGGTGCTGCTGCTGCTGTCAAAGAACGCGCGCACATCCGGATCGACGTCGTCATGCATTATCTGTCCCCACGCCCGAAGGCGCTGCTTTATATCTTCGGCGATCTGGTCATGTTCATTGTCGCTATCATCGCGCTCTATTGGTCTCTTGAGACAGTCCATATCTCGGCCAAGTTTGGATCTGTAACCGACGGTTTGCGGATATCAAAAGTGTGGTTCCTCATGTCCGTTCCCCTTGGTTTTGCGTTGATCATCTGGCGCTTGCTGCAATCTTTTAGACGCGATTTGCGCAGCCTGAAGGACGGTACACCCGTCTATCAGGGCGACACGCTGTTTGATTAAGGAGATACGACATGCTTTGGAATACAGTTAATCAAACGGTCGAACTCGGTTGGGATTTCTACCTGCCGGTCCTCCTTTTTGTCGCAATGATCGGGCTTGCTGTCCCGGTCTGGGCAGCCATTGGATCCACTGCGATCTTGATGCTATGGATGTCTGGCGACCTGCCGCTAAGCCTTGTGGGTGAAAGCCTGTTCTCGGGCATTGATGCCTTCGCGCTGACGGCCGTGCCGCTCTTTATCTTAACGGGCGACGTCCTGGTGCGCACCGGACTTAGTCGAAAATTCCTCGATGTGGCTGAGGCGCTGACCAACTTTGCCAAAGGTGGTTTTGGGTCTGCCACGGTTTTGGTTTGCGGAATGTTTGCGGCCATATCGGGGTCTGACGCGGCGGGTGCTGCTGCTGTGGGTCGCATGACAATCGCGCGGTTGGTTGAGGCTGGTTATCCCCGTCCATATGCCTGCGCACTTGTGGCGGCTGGGGCCTGTACTGGTATCCTGATCCCACCATCAATTGCCTATATCATCATCGGCCTTGTGCTGGGTATATCTGCATCCACGCTGTTCCTAGCAGCCTTGATCCCCGGTCTTGCAATCTTGTTTGCGATCCTGATCACCAACCTGATCGTTAACCGCATTCATGGGTATGAAGGTGGCGGCAACATGAGCTTTAGCGAATGGTCCGGAAATCTTGGCCGCAGCCTGAAGTCTGGCTGGTATGCGTTTATCGTGCCTGGCATCATCTTCTACGGTATCTTCTCAGGCCGTCTGACCCCAACAGAAGCCGGTGCGACAGCGGTTGTTGTTACCATCTTGATGGGTTTCATCATGGGCACGCTAAAGCTGGCTGATTTCCCTGCCATGCTTCTAAGTTCTGCCAAAGTGAACGGTGTTATCTTGCCGATTATCGCCTTTTCGGCCCCCTTGGCCGAAGCACTTGCAATCATGGGCGTACCGCAAGGTTTTGTGACATCGATCACGAGCATTACGAATGAGCCATGGCTGTTGATCCTGCTGATGATCGGTATTTTGATTGCAGCAGGCTGCGTGATGGAAACGACACCCAACATCGTTATCCTTGCGCCGATCCTCATGCCGCTGGCCGACAACATTGGTATGAATGAAATTCAGTTCTGCATCATGATGATCACGGCACTTGGCGTGGGGTTCATTACACCACCTCTTGGGTTGAATTTGTTCGTCGTATCGGGGATTACGGGGGAGTCTATTTTAAAGATCGCTGCCCGAGCTGTCCCCTTTGTGTTGTGCATGTTCGTTGTGGTTCTCTTCATCGCTTATGTACCTGCAATTTCAACAACTTTCCTGCCCGATAGCTATAAATAGGATCCCGACTAATGACACGTGAGTATCTAAAAAACGCAACGCTGACTGCTGAGTCAGATGCATCCGAAACCCATGAGACGGTCAAAAAGATCCTGGCCGATATCGAAGCTGGGGGTGACGCCAAGGCGCTGGAATATGCAAAGAAGTTTGACCGTTACGAAGGCAATGTAATGCTGACGCCCGAGGAAATTGAAGCCGCTTGCGCTTTGGTTCCCGAAAAGCTCAAGCAGGACATTCAGTTCGCCCAAGGTAACGTACAGCGCTTTGCCGAAGCACAAAAAGCCACTGTGTCAGATGTCGAGATTGAGATCGTGCCCGGTATGATCGCTGGCCAAAAAGCGATCCCCGTGGATGCGGCGGGCTGCTATGTGCCCGGTGGGCGCTACAGTCACATTGCCTCGGCGATCATGACGGTAACCACGGCTAAGGTTGCTGGATGCCATCATATCACGGCATGTTCTCCGCCGCGTCCCGATGTTGGTGTGAACCCGGCGATTGTTTATGCGGCGCATATCTCTGGCGCAGACAAGATCATGGCTTTGGGCGGTGTTCAGGGCGTTGCTGCGATGACATTTGGCCTCTTTGGACTGCCAAAGGCGAACATCCTTGTTGGTCCGGGTAATCAATTTGTGGCCGAAGCCAAGCGGATCTTGTTTGGCCGCGTTGGCATCGACATGATTGCGGGTCCAACTGACAGCTTGATCCTCGCCGACAAGAATGCAGACGCGCATATTGTGGCAACGGATTTGGTTTCGCAGGCTGAGCATGGCTATAACTCTCCTGTTTGGCTGGTCACAGACGACCGTGCGCTGGCGGAAAAGGTGATGGAAATAGTACCGGGTTTGATCGACGATCTGCCGGATGTGAACCGTGAAAACGCCTTCGCCGCGTGGCGCGATTATGCCGAAGTTATCTTGTGCAAAGATCGTGAAGACATGGCCGCTTGCTCAGATGAATATGCACCAGAGCATTTGACAGTTCAGGCCGGTGATTTGGATTGGTGGTTGGAGCGTTTGACTTGCTACGGCTCACTGTTCTTGGGTGAAGAAACCACCGTATCTTACGGCGACAAAGCGTCTGGTACCAATCACGTGCTGCCAACATCTGGCGCCGCCAGCTATACCGGTGGCCTGAGTGTGCATAAGTACATGAAGATCGTGACGTGGCAGCGTTCCACCCGCGATGGCTCCAAGTCGGTAGCTGAAGCAACGGCACGTATTTCACGTCTAGAAGGAATGGAAGGTCACGCGCGCGCTGCGGATGTGCGTTTGGCAAAATACTTCCCCGGTGAAAACTTTGACTTGTCCGCCAATGGCTAATGCGGCGTCACTCTTTGATCTGACAGGGCGCGTTGCGTGTGTAACCGGGGCCAGTTCTGGCCTTGGCCGCCGCGCGGCCGTTGCTTTGGCCGCGGCGGGTGCTCAAGTTGTTGGCGTTGCGCGCCGTGCAGATGCATTGCAAGAATTGCGCGATGAGATTGGCGACGCCTGCGCTGTTGTCGCCGCTGACGTCGCGGACAGATCAGGCATCCCTGCCCTGCGCGATGCGGTCACCGCCCCGTTTGGTGCCCCTGACATCATCGTCCATGCCGCGGGTATCAACACCCGCGAGGCTGCGGATGATGTCACAGAAAACGGCTGGGACCAGACCATTGCGCTCAACCTGTCGGCACCGTTTTTCCTGACACAGGCTTTGGTCCCTGCAATGCGCGCCAAAGGCTGGGGACGGATCGTAAATTTTGCGTCCCTGCAGACAACTCGGGCGTTTCCTGGCGGCATCGCATACGGAGCAACCAAGGCCGGGATCGCGCAATTAACACGCGCAATGGCCGAAAGCTGGTCGGCTGATGGGATTACAGCCAACGCCATCGGCCCTGGGTTTTTCCCGACCGAACTGACACAGGCGGTATTTTCTGACCCTGACCGCGCCGCGCGCAATGCCGAACAGACCTGTGCCGGCCGCAACGGACGGCTTGAAGATATGGACGGACCCTTGGTCTTTTTATGCTCAGATGCTTCGTCCTTTGTCACAGGTCAGGTTTTGATGGTTGATGGGGGGTACACAGCGAAATGAAAGCTCTTGTTTATGACGGCGTTGAAACGCTTGGTTTCCGCGATGTCCCTGATCCACAGCCCCGAGACGGCGAGCACCTTATCCGCGTCGAAGCCGTTGGAATTTGCGGGTCGGACATGCATGCCTATCTGGGCCATGATGTGCGTCGCCCTGCCCCGCTGATCCTTGGACATGAGGCTGCTGGTGTTATCGTTGGTGGCCCGCGCGATGGGGCACGCGTCACGGTCAACCCGCTGGTGACCTGCGGAACATGCGCTGCGTGCACATCGGGGCGCGAAAACCTATGCCCCACGCGGCAGATTATATCGATGCAGCCGCGCGAGGGGGCTTTTGCCCAGTTCGTGACGATGCCGGATCAAAACCTTGTTGAGGTGCCAGCCGCAGTGTCTTTGGACAAGGCCGCACTTGCTGAACCGCTTGCTGTAAGTTGGCATACGGTCCGCTTGGGCCTGCAAGCGCTGCACCCAAGCGTTGAGCCGCGTGCGCTGGTCATTGGCGGCGGTGCTATCGGTCTGGCCGCGGCTCTTGCCTTGCGTGCAATGGGCACACAAGACGTCACCATTGTAGAACCAAACGCCGCGCGGCGGGCATTTTTGCAAGACACCTGTGACCAACAGGTCGTCTCTGAGGCGGAAGGCCTGTTCCCGATTGTGATTGATGCGGTTGGCTACTCTGCCACGCGGGCAACTGCCTCCGCCCTCGTGCAAAGCGGCGGGGTCATGGCCCATGTTGGTTTGGGCGAGGATACAGGCGGTCTGGATATCCGGCGCATGACCTTGCAAGAAGTGACGTTTATCGGCACCTACACCTACACAGCCCAAGACTTCCGCGATACGGCGCAGGCCATATTTGACGGACGGCTTGGTCCGCTGAATTGGACACAGACACGTAGCCTCTCCGAAGGCGGGTCTGCTTTTGCGGATTTGCGGCGCGGCGCTGTCTCTGAACCAAAAATCATACTGACCCCTTGGCCTTAGATTAGGACCCTACCAATGTATAAAAAAATCGTTGTTACCATGGCTCTGGATCACGGAATTTCGCCCGAAACGCTGGCGATTGCCGAGGCGTTGCGCGCAGACGGCGGCGAAATCATCGGATTGCACGTCTATGAGACCCCTCAGGGTTCAGTCAGCGCCTATTTGGATGCCGACGTCGTGCAGGCGGGTTACGACAAAGCCCAAGCAGATTTGCAGGCAAAGGTTGACGGCACGGCGAATGTGACAGCCGTTCTGATCAAGGGCCACTCTGCGCGCGGCATCATCGATTATGCTGATGCCAACGATGTCGATTGCATCGTGATCGGTTCGCACAAACCAGGGCGCGGGCGTTTCTTGCTCGGCTCTACAGCGGCGCGCGTTGTGCGCCACGCCTCTTGCGCGGTGCATGTGCGCCGCAGCATCGATTAATCTTACAACTAGCACCTCCGGAAAGGCCCAACTCCCATGAATATCGACAAGAAGATCGCAGATGATCTGATTGCGAATGACGTCTCATTTGTGACAACCGTGCCCTGCAAACAGCTGGCCGGCGTCATCGAAGAAGTCGAAGCGCGCAAAGAGATTTTCCACATTCCATCCAACAACGAAAACGAAGGTATGGGCCTGTGCGCTGGTGCGTTCATGGGTGGCAAGCGCCCGATGATCATCATGCAAAACACCGCCATCGGTGTCACGATCAACACGCTGGCGACGTTGACCCAGTTCTACCGCATGCCGTTGCCGATGCTGATTTCGTATCGCGGTGAGCTGCGCGAGCCTGTGGCCTGTCAGGTTGAAATGGCGGTTCACACCAAGGCTCTCTTGGCGCAGCTGAACATCCCAACGTACCATTTCCATTGGCAAAAAGACGTCGAGGAATTCGATAACATCTTGAAATACACTTTCATGTGCAACAAGCCGGTCGCGATCCTGACCGATGCCAACTTCTGGGGAGGCTACGGAGACCAATGATCCGTTCAGAAATCCTGCGCGACATCGCGCCAATCATCCGTGACCACCTGGTCGTTTGTAACATCGGTCTGCCAAGCCAAGAGCTGCATATGATCGACGACCAACCCACCAACTTTTACATGTTGGGCACCATGGGTCTGTCATCCTCCATCGGCCTGGGCCTGGCATTGGCACAAGACAAAACCGTCATCTCTATTGATGGCGACGGATCTGTCCTGACCAACCTTGGCACGCTGCCTACAATCGCCAACAACGTGGCAGACAACTATGTTCTGTTGATCATCGATAACGGCTCTTATGGCTCAACCGGCGATCAACCGACCTATGCGGGCATGAAAACCTCGCTGACGGCAGTTGCAAAGGCGTGTGGCTGCGAGAATGTGATCGAGGTTCAAGACAAAGACCTTGGCCCCGTTCTGCAATCGGCCATCGACGGCAAGAAGATGACCGTGATCGTATGTAAATGCGACAGCGGCAATATCAAGCTGCCGGTGATCACCATGGATCCTGTGGTCATTCGTGATCGGTTCATGACCTCCGTCGCGGGGTGAGTGCCAGCGCCATCCATTCTGCTGAGGACGCGCGGCGGCTTGCCCGCCGCCGCCTGCCATGGATGGTGTTTGACTATATAGACGGGTCTGCAGGAGCTGAAACCGGTGCCGCGCGCAACCGTGCCGCATTGGATGCCATCACCCTGCAGCCCCGCATTTTGCGCGATGTGAGCCAACGTTCAATGGCGACAACGCTGTTTGGTGCCCCTGCCGAGCGACCGTTCGGTATCGCACCTATGGGTATGTGTAACCTGTCTGCGCCCGGCGCTGATCTAATGTTGGCGCGGCTGGCTGCAAAATATAAAATACCCCACGGCGTCTCCACCGTCGCCTCGACACCGCTTGAAGAAATCCTTGAAGTTGCTGACGGCCATGCGTGGTTTCAGATCTACTTCACAGGCGATGGTGTTGGTACTTTCAAACTGATCGAGCGTGCACGCCACGCAGGCTACGAGACACTTGTTCTGACGGTCGATGTTCCAGAAGTTGGCCGCCGACCGCGCGAGCTGCGCCATGGCTTCAAAATGCCATTTCGGATCGGCCCGCGGCAGTTTATCGATTTTGCTTTGCATCCGCGTTGGTCTTTGACCTCGCTTTTCCACGGCAAACCGCAGATGGCGAATTTTGAGATGCCCGGCTACGCGTTTGACCGAACAGAAAGCCGCGCGCGAGCCGATTGGAGCACGCTTGAGCAGATGCGTGCCGCTTGGCCCGGCAAGCTGGTCGTTAAGGGTGTGCTTGACCCCCAAGATGCTGCAATGCTGAAGGACAAGGGCGTCGATGCCATTCAGGTATCCAGTCACGGTGCGCGGCAACTTGAAAGTGCGCCATCCCCTGCCCTTATGCTGCCCGAGATCCGAAAAACGGTTGGACCCGAATTCCCATTGTTTTTCGACAGCGGTCTGCGCTCTGGCGAAGACGTGCTCAAGGTGATGTCTCAGGGCGCTGATTTCGCGTTCTTTGGGCGCATTTTGCAATATGCGATCGCTGCAGGTGGCGAAGATGGCCTGCATGCAATGTGGAACGTGCTGAGTGAAGAGCTAAGCATCGCAATGGCTCAGTCTGGGCTCAGCGTATTGCCACAACACCGGTCAGACTAAGAGACGCACCCTAATTCCTACAAACTGCGGGCTTGAGGTGGGACATTCTCCGGGGTCACAACCTGAATGTTTGAAATCGTCGCAGAGGGCTGATCGGCGACTAGTTTGTGGTGATGTAAGAAGACTTGAAAGACGTTTTCCAAGTCGATGCGAAGGTCATGATGCAGCACAAAACTCAGGGATCCCGCCTCAATAAGGGTCCGGTTGTCCTTGTCAAGATCATGAGCCACGAAGATCGCGGGGTGCAGCCCATTCAACCTCAGAACTTCCATAATAGTATGGTTCCCGCCACCCATGGAATAGACCGCGCGCAATTGGCCAAGGTCCGCAACGGCACTTTGCATCAAGCGCGACGTTTCAAAATGAACGCCACTGCCCCCGCTGACATTCACTACGCGCAATTGCGGACACAGGTGCTTTAGGCTGAGGGCAAACGCTGCCTGCCGCTCTTCCTCCCCCAGAAAAAGTTCGTTGCTGCTTGAGGTAAGGACGGTACCGGGAACATCGCCAACGGTTTTAGCGATCAGGTAAGCCGCAGTTCGACCGGCGCTGTGGTTATCGAGCCCCACATAGGCAATACGCCCCGTCGCCGTAAGGTCAGTAGCCAGCGTGATTACGGGGATGCCTGACGCGGTTAATGTATCAACCGCGCGGCGCACAGCAGGCAGGTCACGCGCCTTGAGGCAAACGCCGTGGCTGCCACGTTTGGTAATGCGGGCCAGTGTTTTCACCATGTCCGTTTCATTCATGATTTCTTGCAAAACAAAGCGTGGTCGGCATACCGCAACGCCAATTTTGGGCACGACCTGTTCAGCCGCACGGCGCACCTCAAGGCTAAACCGGGCTGGAGCCTCGATCACGAAGTCAAAGAACATGCGCCGCCCGCGTGCGGCCAGTTGCGCTTCTTGGCCTTCGAGCTCAGAAATCGCGGCGGCAACCCTCGCTTTGGTTTGCGGGCTGACATGGGCGCGATTGTTGATGGCTCGGTCAACGGTTGCTGTGCTCAGACCAGCCTGTCTGGCAACTTCTTTTAGGGGGAAACGATGCGTCATTGATGTGTTCTTGATGTATTTTTACGATCCAATCAAGATGCCTTTGGTCCAACCTAATGAAAGAACCAAGGAGCTGATTGATGAGCAACCAACATGAACTATGTGCCGGGTATCTCGACCCCGAGGCATGTGACCTCAACGTATTCAAGGCATTAATCGATCAAGAGACCGAGGCATCCTGCGTGCCTTACGCAGCAGATATTCAGAAAAACGTTCCCATTTACGATGTCTCAAAGCTCCGTGAACCCCTCCAAGACCCCGTCGCACGTCGCGTAATTATGGCGGAGTGGGCGCATGTCTTGAAAGCTGGTGCAGGCGCTTTGGTCCTTCGAGGGGCTTACGCTGATACCGATGTGCTGGACGAGGCAACTTTGATTTATGAAAAAATCATCGAGGCTGAGAAAGAAGATACCGGTGGTGGCAGTGACCATTTTGCGGCGTCTGGTGCCAATGACCGCATTTGGAATTCCCTGGAAAAGCTATGCGAAGCAGACCCGGATGTGTTTTTGCGGTACTTCGCAAATCCCTCCATCGCCGCGGTGTGTGAGGCATGGCTTGGCCCGAACTACCAAATGACTGCACAAGTCAATCTTGTGCACCCCGGCGGGGCTGCCCAACAGGCCCACCGGGACTATCACTTGGGGTTCCAATCGGCCGC
It encodes the following:
- a CDS encoding MBL fold metallo-hydrolase, whose protein sequence is MDVMRITILGCGSSGGVPRLGGHWGACDPHNPKNNRRRCSILVERVAETGITSVLIDTSPDMRAQLLDAGVGRLDAVIYTHSHADHVHGIDDLRMIVINMRKRLPVWADIPTHAALTDRFSYAFVQPEGSSYPPILDLNMIDSEINIDGPGGTLRFTPFEVAHGGMNALGFRMNDVAYLPDVSALPDAAWQQLEGLKCWIVDALRREPHPTHSHLAQTLDWIADVAPNEAVLTNMHNDLDYETVAAETPEHIRPAFDGMTLEFPIS
- a CDS encoding AEC family transporter; the protein is MQTLLDVILPVFIVIGFGYVSVWRGWFPVSGIDGVMKFAQSFAIPCLLFQAIAQLDLSVSFDPRLLLSFYGGATICFALGIFGARLLFRRDWEDCVAIGFCCLFSNSVLLGLPITERAYGPDALTGTYVIIAFHAPFCYALGITVMEITKNRGKSVGSIARNVGRAMFRNALVIGISAGFIVNITGFQMPEVVDDALSLIVRAALPAALFALGGVLIQYKPEGDMKAIAMVCGIALIVHPSLVWLFGTTLQLPQDFFRSGVLTAAMAPGFNAYIFANMYGRARRVAASSVLIATIASIGTVWVWLMVLA
- a CDS encoding LacI family DNA-binding transcriptional regulator, which encodes MSGRPSIPTLEDVAKTAGVSTATVSRCLNLPDQVNKTTRERVMSAVNALGYTPNFGARVMAVKRTRTIGAIIPTMENAIFARGIQAFQEELHELGYTLLVSSTGYRPDVEDQQIRALVARGADGLLLIGYDREPAIYEYLEGRNIPVLLAWAFQSENKQPAIGFDNRASMQLLCEKVWELGHRRIGMISAIVKGNDRAKDRLQGVMDTVSAHGVDPATVPVIETPYDIENGETAFKQMMSSDVTPTVVMCGNDVLAAGALKGAREMGLRVPEDVSITGFDDIDVSRIVTPSLTTVHVPHREMGRKAAKELVAIVEGGDAAVSEELQISLRIRDSLGAPAE
- a CDS encoding TRAP transporter substrate-binding protein — its product is MTDERKELASAERRNFLKLTATGGFTAAMVAGASGMLWSTEAAAQTANEERDREKAAEHVMTIATAYVLGASRSYPIMQLDLKENIQNATNGKVYVKLAPGGQLGAGGNLVQKVQGGTIQAAQHSVSNFAPFASTVDLINMPYLCGSNQRFTNLVTSDYWDTEVHPKVEAAGFKALFYVNIDPRVVAVRKGGNGAVLAPDDLAGVKFRVPGSKMLQQYYRMVGANPTPVAWGETPSAIKQGVADALDPSVGALYVFGFKDILSHVTFTQAVPDSQVYSCNLEWFNSMPADIQEGIMWGAEMTAHQNLSKVPSARAYAMAELSKAGVEFHSLSEDQLNVWKEAGGYQRTEWDSFKVELAGSMDAFNKLEEAASTQGKYFVHDA
- a CDS encoding TRAP transporter small permease, translating into MGILRRIDRDAELWLLLVFYVMLVATMAVEVLRRELFSYSSIWGEEIVRYAFIYLAWIGAAAAVKERAHIRIDVVMHYLSPRPKALLYIFGDLVMFIVAIIALYWSLETVHISAKFGSVTDGLRISKVWFLMSVPLGFALIIWRLLQSFRRDLRSLKDGTPVYQGDTLFD
- a CDS encoding TRAP transporter large permease, with the translated sequence MLWNTVNQTVELGWDFYLPVLLFVAMIGLAVPVWAAIGSTAILMLWMSGDLPLSLVGESLFSGIDAFALTAVPLFILTGDVLVRTGLSRKFLDVAEALTNFAKGGFGSATVLVCGMFAAISGSDAAGAAAVGRMTIARLVEAGYPRPYACALVAAGACTGILIPPSIAYIIIGLVLGISASTLFLAALIPGLAILFAILITNLIVNRIHGYEGGGNMSFSEWSGNLGRSLKSGWYAFIVPGIIFYGIFSGRLTPTEAGATAVVVTILMGFIMGTLKLADFPAMLLSSAKVNGVILPIIAFSAPLAEALAIMGVPQGFVTSITSITNEPWLLILLMIGILIAAGCVMETTPNIVILAPILMPLADNIGMNEIQFCIMMITALGVGFITPPLGLNLFVVSGITGESILKIAARAVPFVLCMFVVVLFIAYVPAISTTFLPDSYK